In a genomic window of Candidatus Acidiferrales bacterium:
- a CDS encoding M1 family metallopeptidase yields the protein MKRILPCVPIFFLLFFLLTVANSQEKHGYDPNEIFDPNFDGHGGNAYRSASGAPGPRYWQNRADYKIEASLDTATKTIKGKVEIAYTNSSPDELPYVWLQLEQNQLGENSRGVSVSGNPSRNFYGGDSIASVIVEGEGKTSKANYLISDTRMQIRLPHSIKSGGGRIKIAIEYSFVIPPGGLGRTGWMYTKNGAIYDVAQWYPRMEVYDDVNGWNSLPFLGEGEFYCEYGDFDYTVTVPSDMIVVGSGELVDPKDVLTKNEVGRLDKARKSDNRVYVISPDEIGNPQTRPRESGMLKWHFKMKNSRDAVWACSRAFIWDAARINLPSRKKSLAMSVYPIESASDSMWGRSAEYTKASIEIFSKDWFEYPYPCAIDVGGPVGGMEYPGIVFDWWQMKNKVMWYVTAHELGHNWFPMIVGSNERANAWMDEGFNTFIDIYASDEFNHGEYAPKRDNEFDPEGKNPARDIVSYLMNPESQPIVSFADAIPGKYSHLLEYYKTALGLYMLRENVLGHDRFDYAFRTYIKRWAYKHPMPADFFRTMNDASGENLNWFWKGWFVKNYKLDQAVDSVKYVDGDPAKGSLITIENKDRMVMPVTVEVKESNGKSGRMNFPVEVWERRGLFTFRYNSTGLIDSVVVDPDKILPDVNADNNTWARK from the coding sequence ATGAAAAGAATTTTGCCATGCGTTCCGATATTTTTTTTGCTGTTTTTTCTATTAACTGTAGCTAACTCTCAGGAGAAACACGGTTATGATCCGAATGAGATATTCGATCCAAATTTTGACGGCCATGGCGGGAACGCTTATCGCAGCGCAAGCGGCGCTCCGGGACCGCGTTACTGGCAAAATCGTGCCGACTATAAGATTGAAGCGAGTCTCGACACGGCGACAAAAACCATAAAAGGGAAAGTTGAAATCGCTTATACTAACTCCAGCCCGGATGAGCTTCCTTACGTATGGCTCCAGCTTGAGCAGAACCAGCTCGGCGAAAATTCGCGCGGCGTGTCAGTCTCAGGAAACCCATCAAGAAATTTTTACGGCGGGGACAGCATCGCTTCTGTGATTGTCGAAGGGGAAGGTAAAACTTCTAAGGCGAATTACCTGATCAGTGACACGCGAATGCAAATACGTTTGCCTCACTCAATTAAATCGGGTGGAGGCAGAATAAAAATCGCGATTGAATATTCCTTCGTGATTCCGCCCGGCGGATTGGGCAGGACAGGCTGGATGTACACGAAAAATGGCGCGATCTATGATGTTGCACAATGGTATCCGCGCATGGAAGTGTATGACGATGTGAACGGATGGAACAGCTTGCCGTTTCTTGGTGAAGGAGAATTTTACTGCGAGTACGGCGACTTCGATTACACCGTGACAGTTCCGTCGGACATGATCGTTGTCGGTTCCGGAGAACTCGTCGATCCCAAAGATGTTCTTACGAAAAATGAAGTCGGCCGGCTGGATAAGGCGCGCAAGAGCGACAATAGGGTTTATGTCATTAGTCCGGACGAGATCGGAAACCCTCAGACACGTCCGAGAGAAAGTGGAATGCTGAAATGGCATTTCAAAATGAAAAACTCGCGCGATGCTGTCTGGGCTTGTTCGCGTGCATTTATCTGGGACGCCGCGAGAATAAATCTTCCAAGCAGAAAAAAATCACTCGCCATGTCGGTATACCCGATCGAAAGCGCATCGGATTCAATGTGGGGACGTTCGGCCGAATACACCAAAGCGAGCATAGAAATTTTTTCGAAAGATTGGTTCGAATATCCGTATCCCTGTGCCATAGATGTTGGAGGCCCGGTCGGTGGCATGGAATACCCCGGGATAGTGTTCGACTGGTGGCAGATGAAAAACAAAGTGATGTGGTATGTTACCGCACATGAGCTCGGACACAACTGGTTCCCGATGATCGTCGGATCGAACGAGCGTGCAAACGCATGGATGGATGAAGGATTCAATACATTCATAGACATTTATGCGTCTGATGAATTTAATCATGGAGAGTACGCACCGAAGCGGGACAATGAGTTCGACCCGGAAGGAAAAAATCCCGCCCGTGATATAGTATCGTATTTGATGAATCCGGAATCGCAGCCAATCGTCTCTTTTGCGGACGCAATTCCCGGAAAGTATTCTCATCTGCTTGAATACTACAAAACGGCACTCGGACTCTATATGCTTCGCGAGAACGTTCTCGGACATGACAGATTCGACTATGCATTTCGGACTTACATAAAGAGGTGGGCGTACAAACATCCCATGCCGGCAGATTTTTTCAGAACGATGAACGACGCCTCGGGCGAAAACCTGAACTGGTTCTGGAAAGGATGGTTTGTGAAAAACTATAAACTAGATCAGGCAGTTGACAGCGTGAAATATGTCGATGGTGATCCTGCGAAAGGTTCACTGATCACGATTGAGAACAAAGACCGGATGGTTATGCCGGTGACGGTTGAGGTTAAGGAGTCGAATGGGAAATCCGGCAGAATGAATTTCCCTGTCGAAGTTTGGGAACGCCGCGGCTTGTTCACGTTCAGGTATAATTCGACGGGCCTGATCGACTCGGTGGTGGTTGATCCGGATAAAATTCTGCCGGACGTGAATGCGGATAATAACACCTGGGCGAGAAAGTAG